One genomic segment of Panicum virgatum strain AP13 chromosome 2N, P.virgatum_v5, whole genome shotgun sequence includes these proteins:
- the LOC120658559 gene encoding arabinosyltransferase RRA3-like isoform X2 — MRYTDTVQLTWEDREDKHEPQFISALKADSGACDTSREVANLKSQLLSLEKKNAEFRKQINELSMKVQLAGQGKNEFLHKAGPFGTVKALRTNPTVTQDLSINPRLAKILEQVAVKKELIVALANSNVKEMLEMWFTNIKRAGISNYLVVALDDSIENFCKSNDVPVYRRDPDDGIDNIGKTGGNHAVSGLKFRVLREFLQLGYSVLLSDIDIIFFQNPFNYLYRDSDVESMSDGHNNMTAYGFNDVFDEPSMGWARYAHTMRIWVYNSGFFFIRPTIPSIELLDRVAGRLSREPKSWDQAVFNEELFFPSHPGYEGLHASKRTMDIYLFMNSKVLFKTVRKDAHLRQLKPVIVHLNYHPDKSDRMKAVIEFYVNGKQNALEHFPDGSE; from the exons ATGCGGTATACAGATACAGTCCAG TTGACCTGGGAAGATAGAGAGGACAAGCATGAGCCTCAATTTATCAGCGCTCTAAAG GCTGACTCAGGTGCCTGTGATACATCTCGGGAAGTTGCCAACCTAAAGTCACAGCTGTTATCATTGGAAAAGAAAAACGCTGAATTTAGGAAGCAGATCAATGAACTATCAATGAAGGTTCAGTTGGCTGGACAAGGGAAAAACGAGTTCCTGCATAAGGCTGGTCCATTTGGTACAGTGAAGGCTCTGAGAACAAATCCAACAGTCACTCAAGATTTATCCATCAATCCCAGATTGGCAAAGATATTGGAACAGGTTGCTGTGAAGAAAGAACTCATAGTTGCCTTGGCAAACTCTAATGTGAAAGAGATGCTTGAGATGTGGTTCACTAACATAAAACGGGCgggtatttcaaattatttagTTGTTGCATTAGATGACAGCATAGAGAACTTCTGCAAGTCCAATGATGTCCCAGTTTACCGTCGGGATCCTGATGATGGTATTGACAATATTGGCAAGACAGGTGGAAATCATGCTGTTTCTGGACTCAAATTCCGCGTATTGAGGGAATTTTTGCAGCTGGGGTACAGTGTTCTCCTCTCTGATATTGATATAATTTTCTTCCAGAATCCCTTTAATTATCTTTACAGAGATTCGGATGTAGAGTCCATGAGTGATGGCCACAACAATATGACAGCTTATGGATTCAATGATGTTTTTGATGAGCCTTCAATGGGCTGGGCAAGATATGCACATACAATGCGTATATGGGTTTATAATTCTGGATTCTTTTTCATAAGGCCGACGATTCCTTCAATTGAGCTTCTGGATAGGGTAGCTGGTCGGCTTTCTCGGGAGCCCAAATCATGGGACCAAGCAGTTTTTAATGAGGAGCTGTTTTTCCCATCACATCCTGGGTATGAAGGTCTTCATGCATCCAAAAGAACCATGGATATCTACCTCTTCATGAACAGCAAAGTTCTGTTCAAGACTGTGAGGAAGGATGCTCATCTGCGGCAGTTGAAGCCGGTGATTGTGCATTTGAACTACCATCCTGACAAGTCGGATCGCATGAAAGCTGTGATTGAATTTTATGTTAATGGGAAACAAAATGCTCTCGAACATTTCCCTGATGGGTCAGAATGA
- the LOC120658559 gene encoding arabinosyltransferase RRA3-like isoform X1 codes for MASRREAPLMRGGGGSGGQPLSRGSRIAAAVVVGVALGCLCAFFYPEGFFPRAPDSAINWHRRADSGACDTSREVANLKSQLLSLEKKNAEFRKQINELSMKVQLAGQGKNEFLHKAGPFGTVKALRTNPTVTQDLSINPRLAKILEQVAVKKELIVALANSNVKEMLEMWFTNIKRAGISNYLVVALDDSIENFCKSNDVPVYRRDPDDGIDNIGKTGGNHAVSGLKFRVLREFLQLGYSVLLSDIDIIFFQNPFNYLYRDSDVESMSDGHNNMTAYGFNDVFDEPSMGWARYAHTMRIWVYNSGFFFIRPTIPSIELLDRVAGRLSREPKSWDQAVFNEELFFPSHPGYEGLHASKRTMDIYLFMNSKVLFKTVRKDAHLRQLKPVIVHLNYHPDKSDRMKAVIEFYVNGKQNALEHFPDGSE; via the exons ATGGCCAGCCGGCGCGAGGCGCCCCtgatgcgcggcggcggcggcagcggcgggcagCCGCTGTCTCGAGGGTCTCGCATCGCCGCGGCGGTCGTGGTCGGCGTCGCGCTCGGGTGCCTGTGCGCCTTCTTCTACCCCGAGGGCTTCTTCCCCCGCGCCCCTGACTCCGCCATCAATTGGCATCGCCGG GCTGACTCAGGTGCCTGTGATACATCTCGGGAAGTTGCCAACCTAAAGTCACAGCTGTTATCATTGGAAAAGAAAAACGCTGAATTTAGGAAGCAGATCAATGAACTATCAATGAAGGTTCAGTTGGCTGGACAAGGGAAAAACGAGTTCCTGCATAAGGCTGGTCCATTTGGTACAGTGAAGGCTCTGAGAACAAATCCAACAGTCACTCAAGATTTATCCATCAATCCCAGATTGGCAAAGATATTGGAACAGGTTGCTGTGAAGAAAGAACTCATAGTTGCCTTGGCAAACTCTAATGTGAAAGAGATGCTTGAGATGTGGTTCACTAACATAAAACGGGCgggtatttcaaattatttagTTGTTGCATTAGATGACAGCATAGAGAACTTCTGCAAGTCCAATGATGTCCCAGTTTACCGTCGGGATCCTGATGATGGTATTGACAATATTGGCAAGACAGGTGGAAATCATGCTGTTTCTGGACTCAAATTCCGCGTATTGAGGGAATTTTTGCAGCTGGGGTACAGTGTTCTCCTCTCTGATATTGATATAATTTTCTTCCAGAATCCCTTTAATTATCTTTACAGAGATTCGGATGTAGAGTCCATGAGTGATGGCCACAACAATATGACAGCTTATGGATTCAATGATGTTTTTGATGAGCCTTCAATGGGCTGGGCAAGATATGCACATACAATGCGTATATGGGTTTATAATTCTGGATTCTTTTTCATAAGGCCGACGATTCCTTCAATTGAGCTTCTGGATAGGGTAGCTGGTCGGCTTTCTCGGGAGCCCAAATCATGGGACCAAGCAGTTTTTAATGAGGAGCTGTTTTTCCCATCACATCCTGGGTATGAAGGTCTTCATGCATCCAAAAGAACCATGGATATCTACCTCTTCATGAACAGCAAAGTTCTGTTCAAGACTGTGAGGAAGGATGCTCATCTGCGGCAGTTGAAGCCGGTGATTGTGCATTTGAACTACCATCCTGACAAGTCGGATCGCATGAAAGCTGTGATTGAATTTTATGTTAATGGGAAACAAAATGCTCTCGAACATTTCCCTGATGGGTCAGAATGA